The genome window GTTCCATTCGGTCCCAGGGTGGAGGCGAAGGCCAGGGTGGCGTTGATGCAGAATTCTCCACCCATCATCTCCAGGCGCGGCGGATGGGCCTGGTGGTCCACGAAGCCGACCTGCTCCACCTCTCGAAGCAGGTCCGCGGCCAGGGACGCCCGGCGGGCGGGCGGACAGTCCCGGACCAGGGCGGTGGCGTTACCCCCGGCGATGAGGAATTTGCGAGTCGTCATGGCGGACGGGCGCGTCAGGTTTGGGGCGCGGACGACGGCTTGCGGCGGCGGGAACGCTTGCGCGGCGGGCGGGAACGCTTGATCTCGACGTTTTCTCCCGCTGTTTCGGTTGCCGGATCGTCTTGTATCGCCGTCGTCTCGTTTGGTTTTTCGACGCCGGCCTTCACCTGACGGCGTCTTGGCCTGCGAGGCTTTTTAGCGGCGGTCTTTTTCGTGCTTTCGGAGTCCGGGCGTTGGGCTTCGATTTCCCGACGCAGAACGTTCCAGGGTTCGAGGCGCTCCGGATCCTCGCCGGCCACGCGCAAGCCGATTTCATGCAAGGCCAGGGTCTCGGGAAAGGTTTCCTGGGCCACGAAGCCGCGTTTGGAGAAGCGCTTGCGCTTGTCCGGGACGAATCGGGACTGGTTGGCCATGACCTGGATCATCCGCATGGTCATCAATTTGGGCATGCTGATCCGGATGCAAATGGGCGTGAGCAGTTCGGTCAGCCGGAGGTGGAGCGGGAGCCGTTCCTGCTCCTCGTCCCGAGCCGCTTGTTCACTGAGGATTCGGTTCATGGGGGCGAAAAACAGGGTCGCGAAAATCAGGACCGGATTCAGCCCACCCCTGTCTCTGATCCGGTCGTCCAGGCGGCCCAGCCAGGACCACAGGACGGGTTCCCGGTTTTGCGAGTGGTCCTGGTCCAGATACCGCGCGATTTCCGGGAGCAGTTCCCCGAGCAGGCCGGTTTTGTAGAGCAGGCGAACGGCTTGTTCCCCGGAACCGTAGGCAAAGAGCTTGATCAGTTCCTCGAAGACCCGGGGCGGGGCGGCCTTGAGAATTTCCCGGTGATGGCGGAGGATGGCGTTGAAGGTGGCCGGTTCGATCCGAAAGCCCAGGCGGGAGGCGAAACGCACGGCCCGGATCATGCGCACCGGATCCTCCCGGAAGCGGATATTCGGGTCGCCGATACAGCGGATCAATCGGTCGCGGATGTCGCTCAACCCACCAACGTGGTCGATGACGGAAAACCGCTTCACCTCGTAGAACAGGGCGTTGATGGTGAAGTCCCGGCGCAGGGCATCCTCTTCCGGTGAGCCGTAGCAATTGTCCCGAAAGACGTACAAATCCCCGTCTCCGTCGGCATCCGGCTCGGGACAGCGCCGAAAGGTGGAGGTTTCGATGATCTGGTCGCCGAAATGGATATGCGCCAGCCGAAACCGGCGGCCGATGATGAAACAGTTCCGAAAGGCCTTCTTGATCTGGTTGGGCGTGGCGTTGGTGCCCACGTCGAAGTCCTTGGGCTCGCGCCCGAGGATCAGGTCGCGCACGCCGCCGCCCACCAGGTAGGCGGTGAACCCTTTGCGGACCAGCCCGTACATGACCCTCAGGGCGTCGGGATGGATGTTTTTGCGGGAGATGGGGTGTTCGTCGCGGGGAATAATTTGTGGGGGCATGCGGGTGAGGAAAACGTAAAAACGTATTGCTATATGCGGTTACAGGGAATGTCGGCCAAAAATTCTTCCATCAGGTCGTCCAGGGTGGTTCCGTATTCGTGCAAGGCAAAGGCGGCGCCGCAGGACCCACAGCGCAGGGCGACGGCCCGTCAGCCGCGCCGGGCGTGCAAGCGATCGCCGCACTTCCGGCAACGGAGTCGGGTGCGGATGTCTTGGATGGGCGGGAGCATGGGAGTCCTTGCGTGTCGCGGTAAACTTTCGGTCACGGACGCGACCATACAGTGAGACCGCGGAAAGTCAATTCCGAGGCCGTAGGGACCAGGGCCGCGTCCAGCACAGCGGCGATCCGCCGAGCGGTCAGGGCATTCTGGAAATGTTCGCCGAATCCGGCATGTTTGCTCACGTCTTTCCTCTTTTTCATGACATTGGTCAGGATATCCGAATTCCAGCCCGCTGTATTTTCAGATAAAATTGTGAAGGGTCAGCCTGGGCGTCATGCAGGGAGAACGGATGGATCTCCAGAGGCAGGTCAACCCTTCCGCGATGCTTGCCGAATCTTTGCATGTCAAAATATGGAATGCCCTGGAAATCCCTCAAAGGGATTCATTCAATCGGATCGGATCAAGAATAATAGAAATAGACAATACGAATGTTTGATGTTGATAGATAAAGCGTATTTGACCTGCCTGGATACTCTTCTGTAGGGAAGTGCGGAAATGAAGATCCATTCTCTTTCCCAACACTAAACCTGAAATGGAGA of Desulfonatronum sp. SC1 contains these proteins:
- the pcnB gene encoding polynucleotide adenylyltransferase PcnB, whose product is MPPQIIPRDEHPISRKNIHPDALRVMYGLVRKGFTAYLVGGGVRDLILGREPKDFDVGTNATPNQIKKAFRNCFIIGRRFRLAHIHFGDQIIETSTFRRCPEPDADGDGDLYVFRDNCYGSPEEDALRRDFTINALFYEVKRFSVIDHVGGLSDIRDRLIRCIGDPNIRFREDPVRMIRAVRFASRLGFRIEPATFNAILRHHREILKAAPPRVFEELIKLFAYGSGEQAVRLLYKTGLLGELLPEIARYLDQDHSQNREPVLWSWLGRLDDRIRDRGGLNPVLIFATLFFAPMNRILSEQAARDEEQERLPLHLRLTELLTPICIRISMPKLMTMRMIQVMANQSRFVPDKRKRFSKRGFVAQETFPETLALHEIGLRVAGEDPERLEPWNVLRREIEAQRPDSESTKKTAAKKPRRPRRRQVKAGVEKPNETTAIQDDPATETAGENVEIKRSRPPRKRSRRRKPSSAPQT
- a CDS encoding dual CXXC motif small (seleno)protein, producing MRCGSCGAAFALHEYGTTLDDLMEEFLADIPCNRI